A genomic segment from Variovorax paradoxus B4 encodes:
- a CDS encoding UvrD-helicase domain-containing protein: MSLFGSYDATAGAPPSPAADSPLLANLNPEQRAAVTLPAGNALILAGAGSGKTRVLTTRIAWLLQTGQVSAGGILAVTFTNKAAKEMMTRLTAMLPVNVRGMWIGTFHGLCNRLLRAHWKLANLPSTFQILDTQDQLSAIKRLMKQFNVDDERFPAKQTQWFIAGAKEDGLRPKDVEIRTEDDRKKVELYQLYEEQCQREGVVDFGELMLRSYELLRDNDPVREHYQRRFRHILIDEFQDTNRLQYAWIKMLAGNTVAGQFVPGEHNSVIAVGDDDQSIYAFRGARVGNMADFVREFDVQHQIKLEQNYRSYSNILDSANELISHNKKRLGKNLRTDQGPGEPVRVYESPTDLAEAQWMVEEMRQLVRDGFDRKEMAVLYRSNAQSRVIETALFNASVPYRVYGGLRFFERAEIKHALAYLRLLENKDDDTSFLRVVNFPPRGIGARTLEQLQDAARTAGRSLHDAVSVVGGKAGANLTGFVAKIDVLREQTQGVSLREIIELVLDHSGLVEHYKADREGADRIENLEELVNAAESFVTQEGFGRDAVALPIDELRQSPASQGIDPNQPVIDEPLAPDAETGETLSPLAAFLTHAALESGDNQAQAGQDAVQLMTVHAAKGLEFDCVFITGMEEGLFPHENSMSDFESLEEERRLMYVAITRARKRLYLSHSQTRMLHGQTRYNVKSRFFEELPEGALKWLTPKNQAFTPSAFGYGGGYASTRGGGGSYGSGSGGGYGGSKDTFASPPVPPQKTAPSHGLRSGMQVFHNKFGEGTVLSLEGTGDDARAQVKFTRHGVKWLALSVAKLTPV; this comes from the coding sequence ATGTCTCTTTTCGGCTCGTACGACGCCACTGCCGGCGCACCCCCATCCCCAGCGGCCGATTCGCCCCTGCTCGCCAACCTCAACCCGGAACAGCGCGCCGCGGTCACCCTGCCTGCGGGCAATGCCCTGATCCTCGCCGGCGCCGGCTCGGGCAAGACGCGGGTGCTGACCACCCGCATCGCCTGGCTGCTGCAGACCGGCCAGGTCTCCGCCGGCGGCATCCTGGCCGTGACCTTCACCAACAAGGCCGCCAAGGAAATGATGACGCGGCTGACGGCGATGCTGCCGGTCAACGTGCGCGGCATGTGGATCGGCACCTTCCACGGCCTGTGCAACCGCCTCCTGCGCGCGCACTGGAAGCTGGCCAACCTGCCGTCCACCTTCCAGATCCTCGACACGCAGGACCAGCTCTCGGCCATCAAGCGGCTGATGAAGCAGTTCAATGTCGACGACGAGCGCTTTCCGGCCAAGCAGACCCAGTGGTTCATTGCCGGCGCCAAGGAAGACGGCCTGCGTCCGAAAGACGTCGAAATCCGCACCGAGGACGACCGCAAGAAGGTCGAGCTCTACCAGCTCTACGAAGAGCAGTGCCAGCGCGAAGGCGTGGTCGATTTCGGCGAGCTCATGCTGCGCAGCTACGAGCTCCTGCGCGACAACGACCCGGTGCGCGAGCACTACCAGCGGCGCTTCCGCCACATCCTGATCGACGAGTTCCAGGACACCAACCGCCTGCAGTACGCGTGGATCAAGATGCTCGCGGGCAACACCGTCGCTGGCCAGTTCGTGCCGGGCGAGCACAACAGCGTGATCGCGGTGGGCGACGACGACCAGAGCATCTACGCCTTTCGCGGTGCGCGCGTGGGCAACATGGCCGACTTCGTGCGCGAGTTCGACGTGCAGCACCAGATCAAGCTGGAGCAGAACTACCGCAGCTACAGCAACATCCTCGACTCGGCCAACGAGCTCATCAGCCACAACAAGAAGCGCCTGGGCAAGAACCTGCGCACCGACCAGGGCCCCGGCGAGCCGGTGCGCGTGTACGAGTCGCCCACCGACCTGGCCGAGGCGCAGTGGATGGTCGAGGAAATGCGCCAGCTCGTGCGCGACGGCTTCGACCGCAAGGAAATGGCCGTGCTCTACCGCAGCAATGCGCAGAGCCGGGTGATCGAAACGGCGCTTTTCAACGCCTCGGTGCCGTACCGCGTGTACGGCGGCCTGCGCTTCTTCGAGCGCGCCGAGATCAAGCACGCGCTGGCCTACCTGCGCCTGCTCGAGAACAAGGACGACGACACCAGCTTCCTGCGGGTGGTCAACTTTCCGCCGCGCGGCATCGGCGCGCGCACGCTGGAGCAGCTGCAGGATGCGGCGCGAACGGCGGGGCGTTCGCTGCACGATGCGGTGAGCGTCGTCGGCGGCAAGGCCGGTGCCAACCTCACTGGCTTCGTTGCCAAGATCGACGTGCTGCGCGAGCAGACCCAGGGCGTGAGCCTGCGCGAGATCATCGAGCTGGTGCTCGACCACAGCGGCCTCGTCGAACACTACAAGGCCGACCGCGAAGGCGCCGACCGGATCGAGAATCTGGAAGAGCTGGTGAACGCGGCCGAGAGCTTCGTCACGCAGGAAGGCTTCGGCCGCGATGCAGTGGCGCTGCCCATCGACGAACTGCGCCAGTCGCCCGCGAGCCAGGGCATCGACCCGAACCAGCCCGTCATCGACGAGCCGCTCGCGCCCGATGCCGAAACCGGCGAAACACTGAGCCCGCTGGCCGCGTTCCTCACGCATGCAGCGCTCGAGTCGGGCGACAACCAGGCGCAGGCCGGGCAGGACGCGGTGCAGTTGATGACCGTTCACGCCGCCAAGGGCCTGGAGTTCGACTGCGTGTTCATCACCGGCATGGAAGAGGGCCTGTTCCCGCACGAGAACTCGATGAGCGATTTCGAGAGCCTCGAGGAAGAGCGCCGCCTGATGTACGTGGCGATCACGCGCGCGCGCAAGCGCCTGTACCTGAGCCATTCGCAAACGCGCATGCTGCACGGCCAGACGCGCTACAACGTGAAGAGCCGCTTCTTCGAAGAGCTGCCCGAAGGCGCGCTCAAGTGGCTCACGCCGAAGAACCAGGCCTTCACGCCCTCGGCCTTCGGCTATGGCGGCGGCTATGCCAGCACGCGCGGCGGCGGTGGCAGTTACGGCAGCGGCAGCGGTGGCGGCTACGGTGGCAGCAAGGACACCTTCGCGAGCCCGCCGGTGCCGCCGCAGAAGACCGCGCCCTCGCACGGCCTGCGCTCGGGCATGCAAGTGTTCCACAACAAGTTCGGCGAAGGCACGGTGCTGTCGCTCGAAGGCACGGGCGACGACGCGCGCGCGCAGGTCAAGTTCACCCGGCATGGCGTGAAGTGGCTCGCCCTGTCGGTGGCCAAGCTCACGCCGGTGTGA
- a CDS encoding BPSS1780 family membrane protein, which yields MKLHIVPARTGAEWVRLGLKTFWRQPLAFVSLFFLLMALISTVSLLPLVGSVLAPILLPFMTLGLMVATSVAYTDNAEGVGTAGHAQRPTGSAMFVAVAAAMRTEWRALVKLGVISAAYFVVAVLLTSFIDGGQLARAYLLDDMPSAETLASSDFQVARMFLMCLNLPLSLAMWHAPALVHWHGVEPVKSIFFSVVALFRNFGAYALFVLAWFGVFLLAGIGMGLIATVLIGVGAAAGGAALIGNVLIVGSALVLAAMSLSSTWFTFRDSFDPN from the coding sequence ATGAAACTCCACATCGTGCCGGCGCGAACCGGCGCCGAATGGGTCCGCCTCGGGCTCAAGACCTTCTGGCGGCAGCCGCTCGCCTTCGTCTCGCTGTTCTTCCTGCTGATGGCGCTGATCTCGACGGTGTCGCTGCTGCCGCTCGTCGGCAGCGTGCTGGCGCCGATCCTGCTGCCCTTCATGACGCTGGGCCTGATGGTGGCCACTTCGGTGGCCTACACCGACAACGCAGAGGGCGTCGGCACCGCCGGCCACGCGCAGCGGCCCACCGGCTCCGCCATGTTCGTGGCGGTGGCCGCCGCCATGCGCACCGAATGGCGCGCGCTGGTCAAGCTCGGGGTGATCTCGGCGGCGTACTTCGTGGTGGCCGTGCTGCTCACGAGCTTCATCGACGGCGGGCAGCTGGCACGCGCCTACCTGCTCGACGACATGCCGTCGGCCGAGACCCTGGCGAGCAGCGACTTCCAGGTGGCACGCATGTTCCTGATGTGCCTGAACCTGCCGCTCTCGCTGGCGATGTGGCACGCCCCGGCACTCGTGCACTGGCACGGCGTGGAGCCGGTGAAGAGCATCTTCTTCAGCGTGGTGGCGCTGTTTCGCAACTTCGGCGCCTACGCCCTCTTCGTGCTGGCGTGGTTCGGCGTGTTCCTGCTCGCGGGCATCGGAATGGGGCTCATCGCCACCGTGCTGATCGGCGTGGGCGCGGCGGCCGGCGGCGCCGCCCTCATCGGCAACGTGCTGATCGTGGGATCGGCGCTGGTGCTCGCGGCCATGTCGCTGAGCTCCACGTGGTTCACCTTCCGCGACAGCTTCGATCCGAACTGA
- a CDS encoding homoserine kinase — protein sequence MAVFTEVEFGEADALVQRLGLGPLRELRGIEGGIENTNYFATAESGEFVLTLFERLSAEQLPYYLCLMKHLAGRGLPVPEPVADPAIQPPSGHALTIPANAPCELLLKVAGKPAALVQRLSGRSELAPGTAHCTELGAMLARMHLAARDFPRIQPNLRGLAWWNDTVPVVLPYVDESQAALLRAELAYQNHIAESSAYAALPRGPVHADMFRDNVMFATGEHAGAAPRLTGVFDFYFAGTDTWLFDLAVCLNDWAIDLSSGEHDAERADALLAAYETVRPLNAAERALLPAMLRAAALRFWISRLWDFHLPREASMLKPHDPAHFERVLRERVYHPHVMAQSLEPLAA from the coding sequence ATGGCAGTTTTTACCGAAGTCGAATTCGGCGAGGCCGACGCGCTCGTGCAGCGCCTCGGCCTGGGCCCCCTGCGCGAGCTGCGCGGCATCGAGGGCGGCATCGAGAACACCAACTATTTCGCGACCGCCGAAAGCGGCGAGTTCGTGCTGACGCTGTTCGAGCGCCTCAGCGCCGAGCAGCTCCCCTACTACCTTTGTCTCATGAAGCACCTGGCGGGCCGCGGCCTGCCGGTGCCCGAGCCGGTGGCCGATCCGGCCATCCAGCCGCCCTCGGGCCATGCGCTGACGATTCCCGCGAACGCCCCGTGCGAGCTGCTGCTCAAGGTGGCGGGCAAGCCGGCCGCGCTGGTGCAGCGGCTCTCGGGCCGAAGCGAACTGGCGCCGGGCACGGCCCACTGCACCGAACTGGGCGCCATGCTGGCGCGCATGCACCTGGCCGCGCGCGACTTTCCGCGCATCCAGCCGAACCTGCGCGGCCTCGCGTGGTGGAACGACACCGTGCCGGTGGTGCTGCCGTACGTCGACGAATCGCAGGCAGCGCTGCTGCGCGCCGAGCTCGCCTACCAGAACCACATTGCCGAATCGTCGGCCTACGCGGCGCTGCCGCGCGGGCCCGTGCATGCCGACATGTTCCGCGACAACGTGATGTTCGCCACCGGCGAACACGCCGGCGCGGCGCCACGCCTCACCGGCGTGTTCGACTTCTATTTCGCGGGCACCGACACCTGGCTGTTCGACCTGGCCGTGTGCCTGAACGACTGGGCCATCGATCTCTCGAGCGGCGAACACGATGCCGAACGCGCCGACGCGCTGCTCGCGGCCTACGAAACCGTGCGCCCGCTGAATGCGGCCGAGCGCGCCCTGTTGCCCGCGATGCTGCGCGCCGCGGCGCTGCGCTTCTGGATTTCGCGGCTGTGGGACTTTCACCTGCCGCGCGAAGCCAGCATGCTGAAGCCGCACGATCCGGCGCACTTCGAACGCGTGCTGCGCGAGCGCGTCTACCACCCGCACGTCATGGCGCAGTCGCTCGAGCCGCTGGCCGCCTGA
- the polA gene encoding DNA polymerase I — translation MTDKKTLLLVDGSSYLYRAFHAMPDLRAVPGDPKSPATGAIRGMINMMTALRREVRADYAACIFDAPGKTFRDDLYPEYKANRSPMPDDLRSQIDPIHEVVKLMGWPVLCVPDIEADDVIGTLAKTAAGQGIEVIVSSGDKDLSQLVDEHITIIDTMNGKKRDVAGVTSEFGVPPNLMIDYQTLVGDAVDNVPGVEKVGPKTAAKWLLEYGSLDALIERAAEVKGQAGENLRKALGKLPLSRQLVTIRTDCDLATHVAGLPSLEGLPVGAPQTAELKPFYERFGFKSLVKSIEALEVPPELIEENIKKQMARGGAASTDQGGLFDESTELGALEAAAPASNLQYETITTWEQFDAWLAKLEAAELAAIDTETTSLDEMVARIVGVSFSIEPGAAAYIPLTHNYPDAPAQLPIDDVLARLKPWLENPAKKKLGQHIKYDRHVLANHGIEVQGYAHDTMLQSYVLEAHRPHGLASLAERHLGRSGISYEDLCGKGAHQIPFSQVDIAKAAEYSCEDSDQTLDVHLALWPQIERDEKLRFIYQLEMDSSEALYRVERNGVLIDAPTLAAQSHELGTRIMALEQEAYEIAGQPFNLGSPKQIGEIFFTKLGLPVVKKTPSGAPSTDEEVLEKLAEDYPLPAKILEHRGLSKLKGTYTDKLGQLANPRTGRVHTHYAQAVAVTGRLSSNDPNLQNIPIRTPEGRRVREAFIAPAGSVIASADYSQIELRIMAHISGDESLLRAFRDGIDVHRATAAEVFGSTPDQVSSEQRRYAKVINFGLIYGMSSFGLARNLGIETKAAASYIERYFARYPGVKAYMDETKALAKEKGYVETVFGRRLYLPEINSPNGPRRGGAERAAINAPMQGTAADLIKLSMIKVQNVLDEEKRATRMIMQVHDELVFEVPEAEVEWVRTEIPRLMAGVAELKVPLLAEIGIGPNWDKAH, via the coding sequence ATGACCGACAAGAAAACGCTGCTGCTCGTCGATGGCTCGAGCTATCTCTACCGCGCCTTCCATGCCATGCCCGACCTGCGGGCAGTGCCCGGCGACCCGAAGAGCCCCGCGACCGGCGCCATCCGCGGAATGATCAACATGATGACGGCGCTGCGCCGCGAGGTGCGCGCCGACTACGCGGCCTGCATCTTCGATGCGCCCGGCAAGACTTTCCGCGACGACCTGTACCCCGAATACAAGGCCAACCGCTCGCCGATGCCCGACGACCTGCGCAGCCAGATCGACCCCATCCACGAGGTGGTGAAGCTGATGGGATGGCCGGTGCTGTGCGTGCCCGACATCGAGGCCGACGACGTGATCGGCACGCTCGCCAAGACCGCAGCCGGGCAGGGCATCGAGGTCATCGTTTCCAGCGGCGACAAGGACCTGAGCCAGCTGGTGGACGAGCACATCACCATCATCGACACGATGAACGGCAAGAAGCGCGACGTGGCGGGAGTCACGTCGGAGTTCGGCGTGCCGCCCAACCTGATGATCGACTACCAGACGCTGGTCGGCGATGCCGTCGACAACGTGCCCGGCGTCGAGAAGGTCGGCCCCAAGACGGCCGCCAAATGGCTGCTCGAATACGGCTCGCTCGACGCGCTGATCGAGCGCGCGGCCGAGGTGAAGGGGCAAGCCGGCGAGAACCTGCGCAAGGCCTTGGGCAAGCTACCGCTGAGCCGCCAGCTCGTCACCATCCGCACCGATTGCGACCTGGCCACGCACGTCGCCGGCCTGCCTTCGCTCGAAGGCCTGCCGGTGGGCGCGCCGCAGACCGCCGAGCTCAAGCCCTTCTACGAAAGGTTCGGCTTCAAGAGCCTGGTCAAGTCGATCGAGGCGCTGGAAGTGCCGCCCGAGCTGATCGAGGAGAACATCAAGAAGCAGATGGCCCGCGGTGGCGCCGCGAGCACCGACCAGGGTGGCCTGTTCGACGAATCGACCGAGCTCGGCGCGCTGGAGGCCGCTGCGCCCGCGAGCAACCTCCAGTACGAGACCATCACCACCTGGGAGCAGTTCGACGCCTGGCTCGCCAAGCTCGAGGCCGCCGAGCTGGCCGCCATCGACACCGAGACCACGTCGCTCGACGAAATGGTCGCGCGCATCGTCGGCGTGAGCTTCAGCATCGAGCCCGGCGCGGCGGCCTACATTCCGCTCACGCACAACTATCCCGACGCGCCCGCGCAGCTGCCCATCGACGACGTGCTCGCCAGGCTCAAGCCCTGGCTCGAAAACCCGGCGAAGAAGAAGCTCGGCCAGCACATCAAGTACGACCGCCACGTGCTCGCCAACCACGGCATCGAGGTGCAGGGCTATGCGCACGACACCATGCTGCAAAGCTATGTGCTCGAGGCGCACCGGCCGCACGGCCTCGCAAGCCTGGCCGAACGCCACCTGGGCCGCAGCGGCATCTCGTACGAAGACCTGTGCGGCAAGGGCGCGCACCAGATCCCGTTCAGCCAGGTCGACATCGCCAAGGCCGCCGAATATTCGTGCGAGGACAGCGACCAGACGCTCGACGTCCACCTGGCGCTGTGGCCGCAGATCGAGCGCGACGAGAAGCTGCGCTTCATCTACCAGCTCGAGATGGATTCGAGCGAGGCGCTCTACCGCGTCGAGCGCAACGGCGTGCTGATCGACGCGCCCACGCTCGCCGCACAGAGTCACGAACTCGGCACGCGCATCATGGCGCTCGAGCAGGAGGCCTACGAGATCGCGGGCCAGCCCTTCAACCTGGGCTCGCCCAAGCAGATCGGCGAGATATTCTTCACCAAGCTGGGCCTGCCGGTGGTCAAGAAGACGCCGAGCGGCGCACCCAGCACCGACGAGGAAGTGCTCGAGAAACTGGCCGAGGACTATCCGCTGCCGGCCAAGATCCTCGAGCACCGCGGCCTGTCCAAGCTCAAGGGCACGTACACCGACAAGCTGGGCCAGCTCGCCAACCCGCGCACCGGCCGCGTCCACACGCACTATGCGCAGGCGGTGGCGGTCACGGGGCGCCTGTCGAGCAACGATCCCAACCTGCAGAACATCCCGATCCGCACGCCCGAAGGCCGCCGCGTGCGCGAAGCCTTCATTGCGCCGGCCGGCAGCGTGATCGCGAGCGCCGACTACTCGCAGATCGAGCTGCGCATCATGGCCCACATCAGCGGCGACGAGTCGCTGCTGCGCGCCTTCAGGGACGGCATCGACGTGCACCGCGCCACTGCGGCGGAGGTGTTCGGCTCCACGCCCGACCAGGTGTCGAGCGAGCAGCGGCGCTATGCCAAGGTGATCAACTTCGGGCTCATCTACGGCATGAGCAGCTTCGGCCTGGCGCGCAACCTGGGCATCGAGACCAAGGCCGCGGCTTCCTACATCGAACGCTACTTCGCGCGCTATCCGGGCGTGAAGGCGTACATGGACGAGACCAAGGCGCTGGCCAAGGAAAAGGGCTACGTCGAGACCGTGTTCGGCCGGCGCCTCTACCTGCCCGAGATCAATTCGCCCAACGGTCCGCGCCGCGGCGGCGCCGAGCGCGCGGCCATCAACGCGCCGATGCAGGGCACGGCGGCCGACCTGATCAAGCTCAGCATGATCAAGGTACAGAACGTGCTTGACGAAGAAAAGCGCGCCACCCGCATGATCATGCAGGTGCACGACGAACTGGTGTTCGAAGTACCCGAGGCCGAGGTCGAATGGGTGCGCACCGAAATCCCGCGCCTGATGGCCGGCGTGGCGGAACTCAAGGTGCCGCTGCTGGCCGAGATCGGCATCGGTCCCAACTGGGACAAGGCGCACTGA
- a CDS encoding M20/M25/M40 family metallo-hydrolase has translation MTFQPRKFLLAAVCAACLGTAFAAPDARIASLAAKEKPALLETLKELVSIESGSRDLEGLEKISDLIAAKFKAMGGEVELIDPSAEAYRMEDTPEKIGRVVRATFKGTGKKKIMLIAHMDTVYTVGMLNKQPFRVEGDKAYGLGIADDKQGVAVITHTVAMLQALKFKDYGTLTVLINGDEEISSPGSRTLITRLGGEHDAVLSFEGASVKEDKLSLATAGIASVSLNVTGKASHAGSAPELGVNALYELSHQILQMRDLSDPATGLKMNWTISRAGSNRNVIPASATAGADVRVLKVSDYDRIEQQVQERVKKQLIPEAKVEMKFERRRPPLEATDASRALAKHAQQIYKDELGRPLGADDKVAGGGTDAAFAALKTKAPVVERFGLQGFGAHSADAEYVLVDSIEPRLYLATRMVMDLSRSKIGN, from the coding sequence ATGACATTCCAGCCCCGCAAATTCCTGCTCGCCGCCGTTTGCGCCGCCTGCCTCGGCACCGCGTTTGCCGCCCCCGATGCCCGCATCGCCTCGCTGGCCGCCAAGGAAAAGCCCGCGCTGCTCGAGACGCTGAAGGAGCTGGTCTCGATCGAATCGGGCAGCCGCGACCTCGAAGGCCTGGAGAAGATCTCCGACCTCATCGCCGCGAAATTCAAGGCCATGGGCGGCGAGGTCGAGCTGATCGACCCGAGCGCCGAGGCCTACCGCATGGAAGACACGCCCGAGAAGATCGGCAGGGTCGTGCGCGCCACCTTCAAGGGCACGGGCAAGAAGAAGATCATGCTCATCGCGCACATGGACACGGTCTACACCGTGGGCATGCTCAACAAGCAGCCGTTCCGCGTCGAAGGCGACAAGGCCTATGGCCTGGGCATTGCCGACGACAAGCAGGGCGTGGCGGTCATCACGCACACGGTCGCGATGCTGCAGGCGCTGAAGTTCAAGGACTACGGCACGCTCACCGTGCTGATCAACGGCGACGAGGAAATCAGCTCGCCGGGTTCGCGCACGCTCATCACGCGGCTGGGCGGCGAGCACGACGCGGTGCTCTCGTTCGAGGGCGCCTCGGTCAAGGAAGACAAGCTCTCGCTGGCCACCGCGGGCATTGCCTCGGTCTCGCTGAACGTCACGGGCAAGGCCTCGCATGCGGGGTCGGCGCCGGAGCTGGGCGTGAATGCGCTCTACGAGCTGTCGCACCAGATCCTGCAGATGCGCGACCTGTCCGACCCCGCCACGGGGCTCAAGATGAACTGGACCATCTCGCGCGCGGGCAGCAACCGCAACGTGATTCCGGCCAGCGCCACCGCGGGCGCCGACGTGCGCGTGCTCAAGGTGAGCGACTACGACCGCATCGAGCAGCAGGTGCAGGAGCGCGTGAAGAAGCAGCTGATTCCCGAGGCCAAGGTCGAGATGAAGTTCGAGCGCCGCCGTCCGCCACTGGAGGCCACCGATGCCTCGCGCGCGCTCGCCAAGCATGCGCAGCAGATCTACAAGGACGAGCTCGGCCGGCCGCTGGGCGCCGACGACAAGGTGGCCGGCGGCGGCACCGATGCCGCCTTTGCCGCGCTCAAGACCAAGGCGCCGGTCGTCGAGCGCTTCGGCCTGCAGGGCTTCGGCGCGCATTCGGCCGATGCCGAGTACGTGCTGGTCGACTCCATCGAGCCGAGGCTCTATCTTGCAACCCGCATGGTGATGGACCTCTCGCGCAGCAAAATCGGCAACTGA
- a CDS encoding LysR family transcriptional regulator — protein MRLRHIEVFNAIMLTGSVSAAARLINITQPAVSRTLQHAELQLGFPLFQRAKGRLTPTTEALTLYPHIERLFAQLDEVQRLAANLRAGSDTGELRILSVLALSYEVLPRALKAFREKHPGYSITVESLHSPQIMSALLLQEADVGFVFSPAVHPSLTQETLADTRMVCIAPKGMLPRALVRNGSVALHDLVDRPVIGLDSRDPVGTSLSQACRQAGVGFQQAVVTVQTYHAALSMAHHGLGVALVDGCTARSADAAKVDVLALEPHIPVPVRALRFAGRPDSVAVRGITRCMREAIEQAV, from the coding sequence ATGCGCCTGCGCCACATCGAGGTCTTCAACGCGATCATGCTCACGGGCAGCGTGAGCGCGGCGGCGCGGCTCATCAACATCACGCAGCCGGCGGTGAGCCGCACCTTGCAGCATGCCGAGCTGCAACTGGGCTTTCCGCTGTTCCAGCGCGCCAAGGGCCGGCTCACGCCGACCACCGAGGCGCTCACGCTGTATCCGCACATCGAGCGGCTGTTTGCGCAGCTCGACGAGGTGCAGCGCCTCGCGGCCAACCTGCGCGCGGGCAGCGACACCGGCGAGCTGCGCATCCTCAGCGTGCTGGCGCTGAGCTACGAGGTGCTGCCGCGCGCGCTCAAGGCGTTCCGCGAGAAGCACCCTGGCTATTCGATCACCGTCGAGTCGCTGCACTCGCCGCAGATCATGTCGGCGCTGCTGCTGCAGGAGGCCGACGTGGGCTTCGTCTTCAGCCCCGCGGTGCATCCCTCGCTCACGCAGGAAACGCTCGCCGACACGCGCATGGTGTGCATCGCGCCCAAGGGCATGCTGCCGCGCGCGCTGGTGCGCAACGGCTCGGTGGCGCTGCACGACCTGGTCGACCGGCCGGTGATCGGGCTCGACAGCCGCGACCCGGTGGGCACCAGCCTGAGCCAGGCCTGCCGCCAGGCGGGCGTCGGCTTCCAGCAGGCGGTGGTCACGGTGCAGACCTACCACGCGGCGCTGTCGATGGCGCACCACGGGCTGGGCGTGGCGCTGGTCGATGGATGCACGGCCCGTTCGGCGGACGCCGCCAAGGTCGACGTGCTGGCGCTGGAGCCTCACATTCCGGTGCCGGTGCGCGCCTTGCGTTTCGCGGGGAGGCCCGATTCGGTGGCGGTGCGCGGCATCACGCGCTGCATGCGCGAGGCGATCGAGCAGGCCGTCTGA
- a CDS encoding D-amino acid dehydrogenase has translation MHVCVLGAGIVGLATAWQLERRGHQVTVIDRAAPGAGASGGNGAQLSYSYVQPLADPSIWKQLPKLLLSPSSPLKLRPQLDPLQWRWGLAFLAACNAETSRSTTAQLLALAALSRTGFEAMQADVAPDCDFSATGKLVLYASAASLDGARAQLELQRAMGSEQRLVSPDECAAIEPALAGYRSQMAGAVHTPSECAADCLKVCAELMRVLSARGVRFLLGADVHGFARSNGRVAAVQTSAGDVEAEAFVMALGSASHRLGRALGAYLPVYPLKGYSITVEVDPSPGAAPRVNVTDSARKVVFARIGSRLRVAGMAELVGHDASIPATRIETLAAATRAVFPHASRLEELHPWTGMRPATPKGLPIIGRLPSAPANMLFNTGHGALGFTLAFGSAQRIAQALESAAS, from the coding sequence ATGCATGTGTGTGTGCTCGGCGCCGGCATCGTGGGCCTGGCCACCGCCTGGCAGCTCGAACGCCGGGGCCACCAAGTCACGGTGATCGACCGCGCAGCCCCCGGTGCGGGCGCGAGCGGCGGCAACGGCGCGCAGCTGAGCTACTCGTACGTGCAGCCGCTGGCCGATCCGTCGATCTGGAAGCAGCTGCCCAAGCTGCTGCTCTCGCCCTCGTCGCCGCTCAAGCTGCGGCCCCAGCTCGACCCGCTCCAGTGGCGCTGGGGCCTGGCCTTCCTGGCCGCCTGCAATGCGGAAACCTCCCGCAGCACCACCGCGCAATTGCTCGCGCTGGCCGCGCTCAGCCGCACCGGATTCGAGGCGATGCAGGCCGACGTGGCGCCCGACTGCGACTTTTCCGCCACCGGCAAGCTGGTGCTGTACGCCAGTGCGGCCTCGCTCGACGGTGCACGCGCGCAGCTCGAACTGCAGCGCGCCATGGGCAGCGAGCAGCGCCTCGTCTCGCCCGACGAATGCGCTGCCATCGAGCCCGCGCTCGCGGGCTACCGCAGCCAGATGGCAGGCGCGGTCCATACGCCCAGCGAGTGCGCAGCCGACTGCCTCAAGGTCTGCGCCGAACTCATGCGGGTGCTCAGCGCGCGCGGCGTGCGCTTTCTGCTCGGCGCCGACGTGCACGGCTTCGCACGCAGCAACGGACGGGTGGCGGCGGTGCAGACGAGCGCCGGCGACGTCGAGGCCGAGGCCTTCGTGATGGCGCTGGGCTCGGCCTCGCACAGGCTGGGGCGCGCGCTGGGCGCCTACCTGCCGGTGTATCCGCTCAAGGGCTACAGCATCACGGTGGAGGTCGACCCCTCACCGGGCGCGGCGCCCCGCGTGAACGTGACCGACAGCGCCCGCAAGGTGGTGTTCGCGCGCATCGGCTCGCGGCTGCGCGTGGCGGGCATGGCGGAACTGGTGGGGCACGACGCGAGCATTCCGGCCACGCGCATCGAAACGCTGGCCGCCGCCACGCGCGCCGTGTTCCCGCATGCAAGCCGGCTCGAAGAATTGCATCCGTGGACCGGCATGCGGCCGGCCACGCCCAAGGGGCTGCCGATCATCGGGCGGCTGCCGAGCGCGCCGGCGAACATGCTGTTCAACACGGGCCACGGCGCGCTGGGCTTCACGCTGGCCTTCGGCTCGGCGCAGCGGATTGCGCAGGCACTGGAGAGCGCGGCTTCCTGA